One window from the genome of Bacillus weihaiensis encodes:
- the icd gene encoding NADP-dependent isocitrate dehydrogenase — MSQGQKITTVNGVLNVPNNPIIPYIEGDGIGPDIWAAASRVLEAAVEKAYNGEKEIVWKEVLAGEKAFDQTGEWLPAETLDVIREYLIAIKGPLTTPIGGGIRSLNVALRQELDLFTCLRPVRYFQGVPSPVKRPEDTDMVIFRENTEDIYAGIEYAKGSEEVEKLINFLKTEMGVNKIRFPETSGIGIKPVSQEGTSRLVRAAINYAIEHGRKSVTLVHKGNIMKFTEGAFKNWGYELAEKEFGDKVFTWAEYDRIVEADGKDAANKAQSDAEAAGKIIVKDSIADIFLQQILTRPREFDVVATMNLNGDYISDALAAQVGGIGIAPGANINYETGHAIFEATHGTAPKYAGLDKVNPSSVLLSGVLMLEHLGWTEAAELVTKSVEKTIASKVVTYDFARLMEGATEVKCSEFGDELIKNMD, encoded by the coding sequence TTGTCACAAGGCCAAAAAATTACAACAGTTAATGGTGTATTAAACGTACCAAATAATCCAATCATTCCATATATCGAGGGTGACGGTATTGGTCCAGATATTTGGGCAGCTGCTTCACGAGTTTTAGAAGCTGCAGTTGAAAAAGCATATAACGGTGAAAAGGAAATCGTTTGGAAAGAAGTATTAGCTGGAGAGAAGGCATTTGATCAAACAGGTGAATGGTTACCTGCTGAAACATTAGATGTTATCCGTGAATACTTAATCGCGATTAAAGGACCTTTAACAACTCCTATCGGTGGAGGAATTCGTTCTCTTAATGTGGCACTTCGTCAAGAACTAGATTTATTCACTTGCTTACGTCCTGTACGCTACTTCCAAGGAGTACCGTCACCTGTTAAGCGCCCTGAAGATACAGATATGGTTATCTTCCGTGAAAATACAGAGGATATTTATGCTGGTATTGAATATGCTAAAGGATCTGAAGAAGTTGAAAAATTAATCAATTTCTTAAAAACAGAAATGGGTGTTAACAAAATTCGTTTCCCAGAAACTTCTGGAATCGGAATTAAACCTGTCTCTCAAGAAGGAACGAGCCGCTTAGTAAGAGCAGCCATTAATTATGCGATTGAACATGGTCGTAAATCTGTTACTTTAGTTCACAAGGGTAACATCATGAAATTTACTGAGGGTGCATTTAAAAACTGGGGTTACGAGCTTGCTGAGAAAGAGTTTGGAGATAAAGTATTTACTTGGGCGGAATATGACCGTATCGTCGAAGCTGATGGTAAAGACGCTGCAAACAAAGCGCAATCTGATGCAGAAGCAGCAGGTAAAATCATTGTAAAAGATTCTATTGCTGATATCTTCTTACAACAAATCTTAACACGTCCACGTGAGTTTGATGTTGTTGCGACAATGAACTTAAATGGAGATTATATTTCTGATGCACTTGCAGCTCAGGTTGGTGGTATTGGAATTGCTCCTGGAGCAAACATTAACTATGAAACAGGCCATGCTATCTTTGAAGCAACACATGGTACAGCTCCGAAATATGCTGGATTAGATAAAGTAAATCCATCATCTGTCCTTCTTTCAGGGGTTCTTATGCTAGAACACTTAGGCTGGACAGAAGCAGCAGAACTTGTAACAAAGTCTGTAGAGAAAACAATTGCTTCTAAAGTTGTCACATATGACTTTGCTCGCCTAATGGAAGGTGCAACAGAAGTTAAATGCTCAGAGTTCGGTGATGAGCTTATTAAAAACATGGATTAA
- the mdh gene encoding malate dehydrogenase translates to MAIKRKKVSVIGGGFTGATTAFLLGQKELADVVLVDIPQMENPTKGKALDMLEASPVQGFDANITGTSNYEDTANSDIVVITAGIARKPGMSRDDLVATNAGIMKNVTREVVKYSPDCIIIVLTNPVDAMTYSVYKESGFPKNRVIGQSGVLDTARFRTFIAQELNVSVKDVTGFVLGGHGDDMVPLVRYSYAGGIPLETLMSRSRLEEIVERTRKGGGEIVNLLGNGSAYYAPAASLVEMVEAILKDQRRVLPTIAYLEGEYSFEGIYLGVPTILGGNGLEKIIELDLTEEEMAALTKSANSVKSVMKLLS, encoded by the coding sequence ATGGCAATTAAGCGTAAAAAGGTTTCTGTCATCGGTGGTGGCTTTACTGGAGCAACGACTGCCTTTCTTTTAGGACAAAAAGAGCTTGCGGATGTTGTATTAGTTGATATTCCACAGATGGAAAATCCAACTAAAGGTAAAGCGTTAGATATGCTTGAAGCTAGTCCTGTACAAGGCTTTGATGCAAACATTACAGGTACGTCTAACTACGAGGATACAGCAAATTCAGATATCGTCGTTATTACTGCTGGTATTGCAAGAAAACCAGGCATGAGTCGTGATGACCTTGTTGCTACCAATGCGGGAATCATGAAGAATGTAACACGTGAAGTCGTAAAATATTCTCCGGATTGTATAATCATTGTTTTGACGAACCCTGTTGATGCTATGACCTATAGCGTCTACAAAGAATCAGGCTTTCCAAAGAATCGAGTAATTGGTCAATCTGGGGTATTAGATACTGCGCGTTTTAGAACGTTTATTGCTCAGGAGCTGAATGTATCTGTTAAAGATGTGACTGGATTTGTACTTGGTGGTCATGGAGATGATATGGTGCCACTAGTACGCTATTCTTATGCAGGAGGGATTCCTCTAGAGACGTTGATGTCAAGGTCTCGTTTGGAGGAAATTGTTGAGAGAACGCGTAAAGGCGGTGGAGAGATCGTTAACTTATTAGGTAACGGAAGTGCATATTATGCACCAGCTGCTTCCTTAGTAGAGATGGTAGAAGCAATCTTAAAGGATCAACGACGTGTCTTACCAACAATTGCTTACTTGGAGGGTGAATATAGCTTTGAAGGTATATACTTAGGTGTACCGACAATCCTTGGTGGAAATGGTCTAGAGAAAATAATTGAGCTTGATTTAACTGAAGAAGAAATGGCTGCTTTAACAAAATCGGCTAACTCTGTTAAAAGTGTGATGAAGCTATTGTCCTAA
- a CDS encoding MaoC/PaaZ C-terminal domain-containing protein has protein sequence MLLGKKRKLGRHIEEIKMGEKLSLTEKIEDKDLLLYLGLTNDSNPLYIQHDYASQTPYEKPLVPSIMLTGIITSAISKYLPGPGSHIVKQEIEFHKPVYHYSIVKFSFEVLEVKKEENRINIMVDAVNGDEEKVLEAKIIVCPPVKVKSMDGKALENF, from the coding sequence ATGCTACTAGGTAAAAAGCGAAAGCTTGGTAGACATATTGAAGAAATAAAAATGGGAGAAAAGTTATCCCTCACGGAGAAAATAGAAGACAAGGATTTATTATTGTACTTAGGTTTAACAAATGACTCTAACCCTCTTTACATTCAACATGATTATGCATCTCAAACTCCTTATGAAAAACCACTTGTCCCTAGTATCATGCTTACTGGCATCATAACATCAGCAATTTCAAAATATCTACCTGGTCCCGGTAGTCATATTGTGAAACAAGAAATTGAATTTCATAAGCCAGTCTATCATTACAGTATTGTTAAATTTTCATTTGAGGTTTTGGAGGTTAAGAAAGAAGAGAACCGGATAAACATTATGGTTGACGCTGTGAATGGAGACGAAGAAAAGGTGCTTGAAGCTAAAATCATTGTATGTCCCCCTGTTAAAGTAAAATCTATGGATGGAAAGGCATTGGAAAATTTTTAG
- a CDS encoding response regulator transcription factor → MSKKILVVDDEQSISTLLKYNLEQAGYTVTTAEDGEEGLHMCLSEEPDLLVLDLMLPKMDGIEVCKQLRQRKVMVPILMLTAKDDEFDKVLGLELGADDYMTKPFSPREVVARIKAILRRSQTIIEQSDVTEVEDANQVTIGDLKVLPEHYEAYYAKERLDLTPKEFELLVYLAKHKGRVLTRDQLLSAVWNYDFAGDTRIVDVHISHLREKIERNTKKPLYIKTIRGLGYKLEEPKVNE, encoded by the coding sequence ATGAGTAAGAAAATACTAGTAGTAGATGACGAGCAATCAATTTCAACATTGCTTAAGTATAATTTGGAACAAGCAGGATACACGGTGACAACGGCCGAAGATGGTGAAGAAGGTTTACACATGTGCTTATCAGAAGAGCCAGATTTACTTGTATTAGATCTAATGTTACCTAAAATGGATGGTATAGAGGTATGTAAGCAATTAAGACAAAGAAAAGTGATGGTACCTATTTTAATGCTTACAGCGAAAGATGACGAATTTGATAAAGTACTAGGATTAGAATTAGGTGCGGATGATTATATGACAAAGCCCTTTAGTCCAAGGGAGGTTGTAGCGCGTATAAAGGCGATTTTAAGAAGGAGCCAAACCATAATTGAGCAATCAGATGTAACTGAAGTAGAAGATGCTAATCAAGTAACTATTGGCGATTTAAAAGTCCTGCCGGAACATTATGAAGCGTATTATGCCAAAGAACGATTGGACTTAACACCTAAAGAATTTGAATTACTTGTCTATTTGGCTAAGCATAAAGGAAGAGTCCTCACGCGCGATCAATTATTGAGTGCAGTATGGAATTATGACTTTGCAGGTGATACAAGAATCGTTGATGTACATATTAGTCATTTGCGAGAAAAAATTGAACGAAATACCAAAAAGCCGCTTTATATTAAAACAATAAGGGGATTAGGCTATAAACTCGAGGAGCCTAAGGTGAATGAATAG
- the pnpS gene encoding two-component system histidine kinase PnpS — MNRFRSRFLFALITLVIAVLVGLGLLLGQIFNSYYLNSFKNELKREAQVSKSLLVSNELTNPQVERLLNELGENFESHITVVNENDEIIYDVGDHAIEHNHNYLLQTILPIVKNRDKGYYHAHQAEKIAYYGLPISSNSDYRGTLVINASIESLNTFNQQMWAILIASLGLAFIIILLLGVRITAQYTRPIESATKVAMELAKGNYKARTYEDHLDETGMLSQSINILARNLQDMTRAQEMQQDRLQTLIENMGSGLILIDGRGYINLVNRAYKELFEVNSAKFLYQLYYDAFSHKEIIDIVEEIFMTEVKVRKQLHLALKIERKHFEVYGAPIIGTNDEWKGIVLVFHDITELKKLEQMRKDFVANVSHELKTPITSIKGFSETLLDGALSDKQTAEYFLSIILKESDRLQSLIQDLLDLSKVEQQGFQLTIQTCDLKEILDDITIMLEGKAKEKEVGLTVNLPSQLVFIEGDLYRLKQIFINLINNALTYTPQGGSVRVDVEASDTYAKVIVTDTGIGIKPEEIPRIFERFYRVDRARSRNSGGTGLGLAIVKHLVEAHKGQIRVKSKVGEGTTFTVKLFKQIE, encoded by the coding sequence ATGAATAGGTTTCGTTCACGTTTTCTATTTGCGCTCATTACCCTAGTTATCGCTGTGTTAGTTGGTCTAGGTCTACTATTGGGGCAAATATTTAATAGTTATTATCTCAATTCATTTAAAAATGAATTGAAGAGAGAAGCGCAGGTTTCCAAATCACTATTGGTGAGTAACGAACTAACGAATCCACAGGTTGAACGTTTACTTAACGAATTAGGTGAAAACTTTGAATCTCATATAACTGTTGTAAATGAAAACGATGAAATTATATATGATGTTGGAGATCATGCGATTGAGCATAATCACAACTATTTACTACAAACGATCCTTCCCATTGTGAAAAATAGGGACAAAGGATATTATCATGCTCACCAAGCAGAAAAAATTGCTTATTATGGATTGCCTATATCATCAAATTCAGATTATAGAGGAACTCTTGTCATAAATGCTTCTATTGAGTCATTGAATACATTTAATCAGCAAATGTGGGCGATCTTAATTGCTAGCTTAGGACTTGCATTTATTATCATTTTATTATTGGGAGTTAGAATAACAGCCCAGTATACGAGACCAATTGAATCTGCAACTAAAGTGGCAATGGAGTTAGCGAAAGGGAATTATAAGGCCCGTACATATGAAGACCACCTTGATGAAACCGGAATGCTCAGTCAATCTATTAATATATTAGCTAGAAATCTACAAGACATGACAAGAGCTCAGGAAATGCAACAAGATCGCTTGCAAACGTTAATTGAAAATATGGGAAGCGGTTTGATTCTCATTGATGGTCGAGGGTATATTAATTTAGTAAATCGTGCTTACAAAGAATTGTTCGAAGTAAATTCTGCTAAATTTCTTTATCAATTGTATTATGATGCCTTTAGTCATAAAGAGATTATTGATATTGTAGAAGAAATCTTCATGACAGAAGTTAAGGTAAGAAAGCAGCTGCATCTTGCGTTGAAAATTGAAAGAAAACACTTTGAAGTTTATGGTGCTCCAATTATCGGAACGAATGATGAGTGGAAAGGAATTGTCCTCGTTTTCCATGATATCACAGAGCTAAAAAAACTAGAGCAAATGAGAAAAGACTTTGTTGCGAATGTTTCTCATGAACTAAAGACGCCAATTACCTCTATAAAAGGCTTTAGTGAAACGCTATTAGATGGGGCGTTAAGTGATAAGCAAACAGCGGAGTATTTTTTATCGATTATTTTAAAAGAAAGTGATCGTTTGCAATCATTAATTCAGGATTTATTGGATCTTTCTAAAGTAGAACAGCAAGGCTTTCAATTAACCATTCAAACATGTGACTTAAAAGAAATTTTAGATGATATCACCATCATGTTAGAAGGAAAAGCGAAAGAGAAGGAAGTAGGTCTGACTGTTAATCTTCCAAGTCAGTTGGTGTTTATTGAAGGTGACCTGTATCGATTGAAACAAATATTTATAAATCTCATCAACAATGCATTAACTTACACTCCTCAAGGTGGATCTGTACGGGTGGATGTTGAAGCATCGGATACCTATGCAAAAGTTATAGTAACTGACACAGGTATAGGTATTAAACCAGAAGAAATTCCAAGAATATTCGAAAGGTTTTACCGAGTTGATCGAGCAAGAAGTAGGAACTCTGGTGGTACTGGTTTAGGTCTTGCGATTGTTAAGCATTTAGTCGAAGCACATAAAGGGCAAATTCGTGTCAAAAGTAAGGTCGGAGAAGGTACAACCTTTACGGTAAAGTTGTTTAAGCAGATTGAATAA